Proteins encoded in a region of the Cytobacillus sp. IB215665 genome:
- a CDS encoding helix-turn-helix domain-containing protein: MGRRRKYEDIIKSEYVSISELVQITSVRYSTVKYYTEEGLLPFEQKEERLTRRYPRELASLRLKHIVALKEKGLSITEIKEHFKV, encoded by the coding sequence ATGGGACGAAGAAGAAAATACGAAGATATTATTAAATCAGAGTATGTTAGTATTAGTGAGCTAGTCCAAATAACATCTGTTCGGTACAGTACTGTTAAATATTATACAGAAGAAGGATTGCTCCCTTTTGAACAAAAAGAAGAGAGATTAACTAGGCGTTACCCAAGAGAGTTGGCTTCATTGCGACTAAAGCATATAGTAGCTTTAAAGGAAAAGGGACTATCGATTACGGAAATTAAAGAGCATTTTAAGGTTTGA